One segment of Streptomyces sp. NBC_00576 DNA contains the following:
- a CDS encoding LLM class F420-dependent oxidoreductase, translated as MRLGLALGYWGRGPSPDHVPLAQEAERLGYDSVWTAESWGSDAFTPLTWIAAQTSRIKLGTAVAQMAARSPTTTAMHALTLDHLSGGRVLLGLGLSGPQVVEGWYGRPFPKSPLTATREYVDVVRQVLRREAPVELSGRFHNFPYAGPDGTGIGKPLKSITHPLRAQLPVLLGAEGPKNIAQTARIADGWLPLYWSPLRTELYEDPLSGAGEGFMVAPMAQARVCADVSEGLLPVKTMLGFYIGGMGHAARNFHADLMARMGYEEEARRIQELFLAGRREEAVLAVPDAFADEISLVGPRERIAERLELWRKGPVTDLLVLSPDPRTLRVLAELNS; from the coding sequence ATGCGGCTCGGTCTCGCGCTCGGCTACTGGGGTCGCGGCCCCTCCCCGGACCACGTACCGCTCGCCCAGGAGGCCGAACGGCTCGGCTACGACTCGGTGTGGACCGCCGAGTCCTGGGGCTCGGACGCGTTCACCCCGTTGACGTGGATCGCGGCGCAGACGTCAAGGATCAAGCTGGGTACGGCGGTTGCCCAGATGGCGGCCCGCTCGCCGACGACCACCGCGATGCACGCCCTCACCCTCGACCATCTCTCCGGCGGACGCGTCCTCCTCGGTCTCGGCCTCTCCGGCCCGCAGGTCGTCGAGGGCTGGTACGGCCGCCCGTTCCCGAAGTCGCCGCTCACCGCGACCCGGGAGTACGTGGATGTCGTACGCCAAGTCCTCAGACGCGAGGCCCCCGTTGAGCTGTCCGGGCGGTTCCACAACTTCCCCTACGCCGGCCCGGACGGCACCGGCATCGGCAAGCCGCTCAAGTCGATCACCCATCCCCTGCGCGCCCAGCTCCCCGTGCTGCTCGGCGCGGAGGGGCCCAAGAACATCGCCCAGACGGCCCGTATCGCCGACGGCTGGCTGCCCCTGTACTGGTCACCGCTGCGGACCGAGCTGTACGAGGATCCGCTGAGCGGGGCCGGGGAAGGGTTCATGGTCGCGCCGATGGCGCAGGCCCGCGTCTGCGCCGACGTCTCCGAGGGGCTGCTGCCCGTCAAGACGATGCTCGGGTTCTACATCGGCGGGATGGGCCACGCGGCCCGCAACTTCCACGCCGATCTGATGGCCCGCATGGGGTACGAGGAGGAGGCCCGGCGGATCCAGGAACTGTTCCTCGCCGGGCGGCGCGAGGAGGCCGTGCTCGCCGTACCGGACGCCTTCGCCGACGAGATCTCCCTCGTCGGGCCGCGTGAACGCATCGCCGAGCGGCTGGAGTTGTGGCGCAAGGGACCGGTGACCGACCTGCTCGTCCTCTCCCCCGACCCGCGCACCCTGCGGGTGCTCGCCGAGCTCAACTCCTGA
- a CDS encoding prenyltransferase, whose product MTTPRTEHLVLPGVLTSEQAAVTVRGILAEQREDGAIPWFRGHHLDPWDHTEAAMALDAAGEHEAAERAYLWLAAHQAGDGSWYAAYADGDADAVTDRGRETNFVAYIAVGVWHHYLATGDDTFLDRMWPTVFAAVEFVLQLQQPGGEIGWKREDDGTDIKDALLTGSSSVHHALRCALAIADEREEPQPDWELAVGALRHAIRRHPERFLDKARYSMDWYYPVLGGALTGAEAKSRIEEGWERFVVPGLGVRCVVPNPWVTGGESAELALALWAVGESDRALEILQSIQHLRDTDSGLYWTGYVFDAEAIWPRELTTWTAGSLLLAVAALGGHEATCTVFGGELLPTGLDPDCCT is encoded by the coding sequence GTGACGACCCCCCGGACAGAACACCTCGTCCTGCCCGGGGTCCTCACCTCCGAGCAGGCCGCCGTCACCGTCCGCGGGATCCTCGCGGAGCAGCGGGAGGACGGGGCCATTCCGTGGTTCCGGGGGCACCATCTCGACCCGTGGGACCACACCGAGGCCGCGATGGCCCTCGACGCGGCCGGCGAGCACGAGGCCGCCGAGCGGGCGTACCTGTGGCTGGCGGCCCACCAGGCCGGGGACGGTTCCTGGTACGCCGCGTACGCCGACGGGGACGCGGACGCCGTCACCGACCGGGGCCGGGAGACCAACTTCGTCGCCTACATAGCCGTCGGCGTCTGGCACCACTACCTCGCCACCGGCGACGACACTTTCCTGGACCGGATGTGGCCGACGGTCTTCGCGGCCGTCGAGTTCGTCCTCCAGCTGCAGCAGCCCGGCGGTGAGATCGGGTGGAAGCGCGAGGACGACGGCACGGACATCAAGGACGCCCTGCTGACCGGGAGTTCGTCCGTCCACCACGCGCTGCGCTGCGCGCTCGCCATCGCCGACGAACGTGAAGAGCCGCAGCCCGACTGGGAGTTGGCGGTGGGCGCACTGCGGCACGCGATCCGCCGGCACCCCGAGCGGTTCCTCGACAAGGCCCGCTACTCGATGGACTGGTACTACCCGGTCCTGGGCGGCGCGTTGACCGGCGCGGAGGCCAAGTCCCGTATCGAGGAGGGCTGGGAGCGCTTCGTCGTCCCCGGACTCGGGGTGCGCTGTGTCGTGCCCAACCCGTGGGTGACGGGCGGCGAGTCGGCCGAACTGGCCCTGGCGCTCTGGGCGGTGGGCGAGTCCGACCGTGCCCTGGAGATCCTGCAGTCGATCCAGCACCTGCGCGATACGGACAGCGGCCTGTACTGGACGGGGTACGTGTTCGACGCGGAAGCGATCTGGCCGCGCGAACTCACCACCTGGACGGCGGGTTCACTGCTCCTCGCGGTCGCCGCACTCGGCGGCCACGAGGCGACCTGCACGGTCTTCGGCGGCGAGCTGCTGCCGACGGGACTGGACCCCGACTGCTGCACCTGA
- a CDS encoding glycosyltransferase family 4 protein: protein MTAEASEAGPQGDPAADGERPLKIALLTYKGNPFCGGQGVYVRHLSRELARLGHRVEVIGSQPYPVLDVLDGRDGADGYEVGPDPVLTELPSLDLYRHPDPFRTPGRDEYRDWIDALEVATMWTGGFPEPLTFSLRARRQLRARSGEFDVVHDNQTLGYGLLGDLGAPLVTTIHHPITVDRQLELDAADGIHRRMSVRRWYGFTRMQKRVARRLPSVLTVSGTSRQEIVDHLGVRDNRIHVVHIGADTDLFSPDPAVRQIPGRIVTTSSADVPLKGLVFLVEALAKVRTEHPGAHLVVVGKRAEDGPVAQAIERYGLEGAVEFVKGISDAELVDLVRSAEIACVPSLYEGFSLPAAEAMATGTPLVATTGGAIPEVAGPDGQTCLAVPPGDPGALATALATLLADPELRARLGRAGRERVLTRFTWARAAQGTAAHYRDAIARSTPARKSTPKSTPTPNVTPDRESRTSC from the coding sequence GTGACGGCCGAGGCCAGCGAGGCAGGCCCTCAGGGGGATCCTGCCGCGGACGGCGAGCGACCGCTCAAGATCGCACTTCTGACCTATAAGGGGAACCCGTTCTGCGGCGGCCAGGGCGTCTACGTACGCCATCTGTCGCGCGAGCTCGCCCGGCTCGGACACCGCGTCGAGGTCATCGGCTCCCAGCCGTACCCCGTGCTGGACGTACTCGACGGACGCGACGGAGCCGATGGGTACGAGGTGGGTCCCGACCCCGTCCTCACCGAGCTGCCCAGCCTCGACCTCTACCGCCACCCGGACCCCTTCCGCACTCCGGGGCGTGACGAGTACCGCGACTGGATCGACGCACTCGAAGTCGCCACGATGTGGACCGGCGGTTTCCCCGAACCCCTCACCTTCTCCCTCCGCGCCCGTCGCCAACTGCGGGCCCGGAGCGGTGAGTTCGACGTCGTGCACGACAACCAGACGCTCGGATACGGCCTGTTGGGTGACCTCGGCGCCCCACTCGTCACCACGATCCACCACCCCATCACCGTGGACCGGCAGTTGGAACTGGACGCCGCCGACGGCATACACCGCCGGATGTCCGTACGGCGCTGGTACGGCTTCACGCGCATGCAGAAGCGGGTGGCGCGCCGTCTGCCGTCGGTGCTCACCGTCTCAGGCACGTCGCGCCAGGAGATCGTCGACCATCTGGGCGTACGGGACAACCGCATCCACGTCGTGCACATCGGCGCGGACACCGACCTCTTCTCACCCGACCCGGCGGTGCGCCAGATACCGGGCCGCATCGTGACCACGTCCAGCGCGGACGTTCCCCTCAAGGGGCTCGTGTTCCTCGTCGAGGCGCTGGCGAAGGTACGTACGGAACATCCCGGCGCCCACCTCGTGGTCGTCGGCAAGCGCGCCGAGGACGGGCCCGTCGCCCAGGCCATCGAGAGGTACGGCCTCGAAGGCGCCGTCGAGTTCGTCAAGGGCATCTCGGACGCGGAACTCGTCGACCTGGTGCGCTCGGCGGAGATCGCCTGCGTACCGTCCCTGTACGAGGGCTTCTCCCTCCCGGCGGCGGAGGCGATGGCCACCGGCACGCCCCTGGTCGCCACCACCGGCGGAGCGATCCCCGAGGTCGCAGGCCCCGACGGCCAGACCTGCCTGGCCGTCCCGCCCGGCGACCCGGGAGCCCTGGCCACCGCCCTGGCGACCCTCCTCGCCGACCCGGAACTGAGGGCGCGCCTGGGCCGGGCGGGCCGCGAGCGCGTACTGACCCGCTTCACCTGGGCCCGAGCTGCGCAGGGCACGGCAGCCCACTACCGCGACGCGATCGCCCGCTCCACGCCCGCACGCAAGTCCACGCCCAAGTCCACGCCCACCCCCAACGTGACCCCCGACCGCGAAAGCAGGACTTCGTGCTGA
- a CDS encoding ferredoxin has product MGDRWHVEVDRSLCIGSAQCVHRAPDGFRLDTGMQSHPVEPDTDANEKVLAAAENCPVEAIMITLLGGGEPVFPPEE; this is encoded by the coding sequence ATGGGCGACCGCTGGCACGTGGAGGTGGACCGCTCGCTGTGCATCGGCTCGGCCCAGTGCGTCCACCGGGCCCCGGACGGTTTCCGCCTCGACACGGGGATGCAGTCCCACCCCGTCGAACCGGACACGGACGCCAACGAGAAGGTGCTGGCGGCGGCGGAGAACTGTCCGGTGGAGGCGATCATGATCACGCTGCTGGGGGGTGGGGAACCGGTGTTTCCGCCGGAGGAGTAA
- a CDS encoding TetR family transcriptional regulator: MPADAKVEAHTAHTARPSSSTGSLPPSAPLTERQEARRRRILHASAQLASRGGFDAVQMREVAESSQVALGTLYRYFPSKVHLLVATMQDQLEHMHGTLRKKPPTGETAAERVAETLMRAFRALQREPHLADAMVRALTFADRSVSPEVDQVSRQTTAIILDSMGLGEGGPGGGHPTPEQLSAVRVIEHTWHSALITWLSGRASIAQVKIDIETVCRLIDLTDPEKARPENA; this comes from the coding sequence ATGCCTGCCGACGCGAAGGTGGAAGCACATACGGCACATACGGCGCGACCGAGTTCGTCGACCGGTTCGCTGCCGCCCTCCGCTCCGCTCACCGAGCGGCAGGAGGCCCGTCGGCGCCGGATCCTGCACGCGAGCGCGCAGTTGGCGAGCCGGGGCGGTTTCGACGCGGTGCAGATGCGGGAGGTCGCGGAGTCCTCGCAGGTCGCGCTCGGCACGCTCTACCGGTACTTCCCGTCCAAGGTTCATCTCCTGGTCGCCACCATGCAGGACCAGTTGGAACACATGCACGGCACACTGCGCAAGAAGCCCCCGACGGGCGAGACGGCCGCGGAGCGGGTTGCGGAGACCCTGATGCGCGCCTTCCGCGCCCTTCAGCGTGAGCCGCATCTGGCGGACGCGATGGTGCGGGCGCTGACCTTCGCGGACCGCAGTGTTTCGCCGGAGGTCGACCAGGTCTCCCGTCAGACGACGGCGATCATCCTGGACTCGATGGGGCTGGGCGAGGGCGGGCCGGGCGGGGGGCACCCGACGCCCGAGCAGCTGTCGGCGGTGCGCGTCATCGAGCACACCTGGCACTCGGCGCTGATCACCTGGCTGTCGGGCCGCGCCTCGATCGCCCAGGTGAAGATCGACATCGAGACGGTGTGCCGACTGATCGACCTGACCGACCCGGAGAAGGCCCGACCGGAGAACGCCTGA
- a CDS encoding class I SAM-dependent methyltransferase: MLTVDFTRFPLAPGDRVLDLGCGAGRHAFECYRRGAQVVALDQNGDEIREVAKWFAAMKEAGEAPAGATATAMEGNALALPFPDESFDVVIISEVMEHIPDDKGVLAEMVRVLKPGGRIAITVPRYGPEKVCWSLSDAYHEVEGGHIRIYKADELLAKIREAGLKPYGTHHAHALHSPYWWLKCAFGVDNDKVLPVRAYHKLLVWDIMKKPLVTRVAEQALNPLIGKSFVAYATKPHLPSLSKSEAEVAAK; encoded by the coding sequence GTGCTGACCGTCGACTTCACCCGGTTCCCGCTGGCCCCGGGGGACCGTGTCCTGGACCTCGGCTGCGGAGCCGGCCGGCACGCGTTCGAGTGCTACCGGCGCGGCGCCCAGGTCGTGGCGCTGGACCAGAACGGTGACGAGATCCGCGAGGTCGCCAAGTGGTTCGCGGCGATGAAGGAGGCGGGCGAGGCGCCCGCCGGGGCCACCGCGACGGCCATGGAGGGCAACGCCCTGGCTCTGCCGTTCCCCGACGAGTCCTTCGACGTCGTGATCATCTCCGAGGTCATGGAGCACATCCCGGACGACAAGGGCGTCCTCGCGGAGATGGTCCGGGTGCTTAAGCCCGGCGGCCGGATCGCGATCACCGTGCCGCGCTACGGTCCCGAGAAGGTCTGCTGGTCCCTCTCCGACGCCTATCACGAGGTCGAGGGCGGCCACATCCGCATCTACAAGGCGGACGAGCTCCTCGCGAAGATCAGGGAAGCGGGGCTGAAGCCCTACGGCACCCACCACGCCCACGCCCTGCACTCCCCGTACTGGTGGCTGAAGTGCGCGTTCGGCGTGGACAACGACAAGGTGCTGCCGGTCCGCGCGTACCACAAGCTGCTGGTCTGGGACATCATGAAGAAGCCGCTGGTCACCCGGGTCGCCGAGCAGGCCCTGAACCCGCTGATCGGCAAGAGCTTCGTGGCGTACGCGACCAAGCCGCACCTCCCGAGCCTTTCCAAGTCCGAAGCCGAGGTGGCCGCGAAGTGA
- a CDS encoding aldehyde dehydrogenase — protein MTELVEHGQLFIGGELTDPLGKDVIEVISPHTEEVFGRVPHASTADVDRAVATARTAFDEGPWPRMTLDERIAVVTRIKDGIAARYEEIGRVISSENGSPYSWSVLAQALGAMMVWDAAITVARDFTYEESRDGVLGRILVRREPVGVVAAVAPWNVPQFVAAAKLAPALLTGCTVILKPSPESPLDAYILGEITKEAGLPPGVLSILPADREVSEYLVGHPGIDKVSFTGSVAAGKRVMEVAARHLTRVTLELGGKSAAVVLPDADLDTAVPGIAAAAWMNNGQACVAQTRILLPRSRYDEFADAFTQAASALVVGDPLDPATQVGPLVAKRQQQRNLDYIRIGQEEGAKILTGGGRPAGLDRGWYVEPTLFGDVDNSMRIAREEIFGPVICLIPYGDESEAVKIANDSDYGLSGSVWTADVAHGIEVARQVRTGTYSVNTFSLDMLGPFGGYKNSGLGREFGPEGYSEFLEHKMIHLPAGWEG, from the coding sequence ATGACCGAGCTCGTGGAACACGGACAGCTGTTCATCGGCGGGGAGTTGACCGACCCCCTCGGCAAGGACGTCATCGAGGTCATCTCCCCGCACACCGAAGAGGTCTTCGGCCGCGTGCCGCACGCCTCGACGGCGGACGTCGACCGGGCCGTCGCCACCGCGCGCACCGCCTTCGACGAGGGACCCTGGCCGCGGATGACCCTCGACGAGCGGATCGCCGTCGTCACCCGCATCAAGGACGGGATCGCCGCACGGTACGAGGAGATCGGCCGCGTCATCTCCTCCGAGAACGGCTCCCCGTACTCCTGGAGCGTCCTCGCCCAGGCACTCGGCGCGATGATGGTGTGGGACGCGGCGATCACGGTCGCCCGCGACTTCACGTACGAGGAGTCGCGCGACGGAGTCCTCGGCCGCATCCTCGTCCGGCGCGAGCCGGTGGGCGTCGTCGCCGCCGTGGCCCCCTGGAACGTCCCGCAGTTCGTCGCGGCGGCCAAGCTCGCGCCCGCGCTGCTCACCGGCTGCACGGTGATCCTCAAGCCGTCGCCCGAGTCGCCCCTCGACGCGTACATCCTCGGGGAGATAACGAAGGAAGCCGGACTGCCGCCCGGCGTTCTCTCCATCCTCCCGGCCGACCGCGAGGTCAGCGAGTACCTCGTCGGGCACCCCGGCATCGACAAGGTCTCCTTCACCGGCTCGGTCGCCGCGGGCAAGCGCGTCATGGAGGTCGCCGCCCGCCATCTCACCCGCGTGACGCTGGAGTTGGGCGGGAAGTCGGCGGCCGTCGTCCTGCCCGACGCCGACCTCGACACCGCCGTCCCCGGCATCGCCGCCGCCGCCTGGATGAACAACGGCCAGGCGTGCGTCGCCCAGACCCGCATCCTGCTGCCGCGCTCCCGCTACGACGAGTTCGCGGACGCTTTCACCCAGGCCGCGAGCGCGCTGGTGGTCGGCGACCCGCTCGACCCGGCGACCCAGGTCGGCCCGCTGGTCGCGAAGCGCCAGCAGCAGCGCAACCTCGACTACATCCGCATCGGCCAGGAGGAGGGCGCGAAGATCCTCACCGGCGGTGGACGCCCCGCCGGCCTCGACCGCGGCTGGTACGTCGAACCGACCCTCTTCGGCGACGTCGACAACTCGATGCGCATCGCCCGCGAGGAGATCTTCGGCCCCGTCATCTGCCTGATCCCGTACGGCGACGAGTCCGAGGCCGTGAAGATCGCGAACGACTCGGACTACGGGCTCTCCGGCAGCGTGTGGACGGCCGACGTCGCGCACGGCATCGAGGTCGCGCGGCAGGTCCGTACCGGCACGTACTCGGTGAACACCTTCAGCCTCGACATGCTCGGCCCGTTCGGCGGCTACAAGAATTCGGGGCTGGGGCGGGAGTTCGGGCCCGAGGGGTACAGCGAGTTCCTGGAGCACAAGATGATCCATCTCCCGGCCGGCTGGGAGGGGTAA